In the genome of Pseudarthrobacter sp. IC2-21, one region contains:
- a CDS encoding SLC13 family permease has translation MRLAIIGAVLLAAGAVAAVTGTLPAADLAALVDRVAPILLFVVAMTVVTELASEAGIFLWIARRFRHWGRGYSFLLWLFLAVFATLSTIFLSLDTTAVLLTPVVVSVTRQAGLPPLPFALMTVWLANTASLLLPISNLTNLLAQHSLGGISPAGFAALMWAPSLAAVLVPLVFIALVFRRDLSKRYSRIPVGRVRPAAETGSSTAVSTDRVLLGGTAVVLALLLPALVSGVPVWIPAAAAALVLGAVFAFRRPRVLKVQLVPWSLLLFASGLFLVMETARHLGASAFVGQLAGTGESFPELLRLAATGAAGSNVLNNLPAYLLAEPLAETPQRMAALLIGVNAGPLITPWASLATLLWHDRLVRMNVLITWRGYALFGLMVAPLTVFAAVLALAAAG, from the coding sequence ATGCGTCTGGCGATCATTGGAGCGGTACTGCTGGCGGCCGGCGCGGTGGCGGCGGTCACAGGGACGCTGCCCGCGGCTGACCTGGCCGCGCTGGTTGACCGGGTGGCACCCATCCTGTTGTTCGTCGTCGCCATGACCGTGGTGACCGAGCTGGCCAGCGAGGCGGGCATCTTCCTGTGGATTGCACGCCGGTTCCGGCACTGGGGCCGCGGCTACAGCTTCCTGCTCTGGCTGTTCCTGGCCGTGTTCGCCACGCTGAGCACCATCTTCCTCTCGCTGGACACCACGGCGGTGCTGCTGACCCCGGTGGTGGTCAGCGTGACCCGGCAGGCCGGTCTGCCGCCGCTGCCGTTTGCCCTGATGACCGTGTGGCTGGCGAACACTGCGAGCCTGCTGCTGCCCATCTCCAACCTGACCAACCTGCTGGCGCAGCACAGCCTGGGCGGGATCAGCCCGGCCGGCTTCGCGGCCCTGATGTGGGCGCCGTCCCTCGCTGCGGTGCTGGTGCCGCTGGTGTTCATTGCCCTCGTTTTCCGCCGCGATCTGAGCAAACGCTATTCGCGGATCCCCGTGGGGCGGGTCCGGCCGGCTGCGGAAACCGGAAGTTCGACGGCGGTATCCACGGACCGCGTCCTGCTCGGCGGCACCGCTGTGGTGCTGGCGCTGCTGCTGCCGGCGCTGGTGTCCGGCGTTCCGGTCTGGATCCCCGCCGCGGCCGCCGCGCTGGTCCTGGGTGCGGTCTTCGCGTTCCGGCGCCCCCGGGTCCTCAAAGTGCAGCTGGTGCCGTGGTCCCTGCTGCTGTTCGCCTCCGGACTCTTCCTGGTGATGGAAACCGCCCGGCACCTGGGCGCCTCGGCATTCGTGGGCCAACTCGCCGGCACGGGGGAGAGCTTCCCCGAACTGCTCCGGCTGGCCGCCACCGGTGCGGCGGGTTCGAACGTGCTGAACAATCTGCCCGCCTACCTGCTGGCCGAACCCCTGGCTGAAACGCCGCAGCGGATGGCGGCCCTGCTGATCGGGGTCAACGCCGGCCCGCTCATCACGCCATGGGCCTCGCTGGCCACCCTGCTCTGGCACGACCGGCTGGTGCGGATGAACGTCCTGATCACCTGGCGCGGCTACGCGCTGTTCGGCCTGATGGTGGCGCCC